In Thermocrinis minervae, a single genomic region encodes these proteins:
- a CDS encoding S1 RNA-binding domain-containing protein, whose amino-acid sequence MDEFEKLLEKSLEIKTLRKGQVVSCKVVKVDEQNVYVDIGYKTEGIIPREELSEVKEGDKIKAVVVKLPKGAQPILSYQKYVKEKLYAYLKQAYEKKRFVSGIVVEKTDEGFWVNVKGVKVLLPVKEASRRTKVGKRVTIQITSMDNNTIVGSERPYLELLEKRKKERILSKIKVGDVIEGRVVKIDPDKGITLLIGGVLRAFLPKEELSWGRDKNPYNYAEVDERLKVKVIRIPKDKEFIFVSLRQLKENPWEKIKETIKKGDILNVKLLEQTDKGFIAEVVEGVEGFIPKEEVPQEEFTFKKGAEVKALVLTFEPERRRLILSVKRALPKPWEEFLKANPVGSKVKGVVEKIEGSTAIVRLTDKVMGIIHRQDLSWVRLPRMEEALKEGEEREFAVLGVEGKYIKLGIKQLTPNPWDIVAQKYKVGDRLTLKVKSRHPFGVFLELEEGIDGLLPISEIPKGVELKEGDEVQVRIVEIQPAERKLTFSMKEEDTKGKEEIISTTGSTSGFTLGEILKKKMKL is encoded by the coding sequence ATGGACGAGTTTGAAAAGCTACTTGAAAAAAGCTTAGAGATAAAAACACTGCGGAAAGGGCAAGTTGTTAGCTGTAAAGTGGTCAAGGTAGATGAACAGAATGTATACGTGGATATCGGCTATAAGACAGAAGGCATAATCCCAAGGGAAGAGTTGTCAGAGGTCAAGGAAGGTGATAAGATAAAAGCTGTAGTAGTAAAACTCCCCAAGGGTGCACAACCCATACTTTCCTATCAGAAGTATGTTAAGGAAAAGTTGTACGCTTATCTGAAGCAAGCCTATGAGAAGAAAAGGTTTGTTTCAGGTATTGTAGTAGAAAAGACCGATGAAGGTTTTTGGGTAAATGTAAAGGGTGTAAAGGTACTGCTACCTGTAAAAGAGGCAAGCAGACGCACAAAGGTCGGTAAGAGGGTAACGATACAGATAACATCTATGGATAATAACACTATAGTCGGTTCTGAAAGACCATACTTAGAGCTGTTGGAAAAAAGAAAGAAAGAGAGGATACTTAGTAAAATAAAAGTGGGGGACGTAATAGAAGGTAGGGTTGTAAAGATAGATCCAGATAAAGGTATAACCCTCCTTATAGGAGGTGTTCTAAGGGCGTTCCTTCCTAAAGAGGAACTCTCCTGGGGAAGAGACAAAAATCCATACAACTATGCAGAAGTGGACGAAAGGCTAAAGGTAAAGGTTATCAGGATACCTAAGGACAAAGAATTCATCTTTGTAAGCTTGAGACAACTCAAAGAAAATCCGTGGGAAAAGATCAAAGAAACCATAAAGAAAGGCGATATACTGAATGTCAAACTCCTAGAGCAGACAGATAAAGGTTTTATAGCTGAGGTCGTTGAAGGTGTAGAAGGGTTTATCCCTAAGGAAGAGGTCCCACAGGAAGAGTTTACCTTCAAAAAAGGCGCTGAAGTTAAGGCTCTGGTTCTAACCTTTGAGCCCGAAAGAAGACGTCTTATTCTGAGTGTCAAAAGAGCGCTACCTAAACCTTGGGAAGAGTTTCTTAAAGCTAATCCCGTTGGTAGTAAAGTAAAGGGTGTGGTAGAAAAGATAGAGGGCTCGACAGCTATAGTCAGGTTGACAGACAAGGTGATGGGAATAATACATAGACAAGACCTGAGCTGGGTTAGACTCCCAAGGATGGAAGAAGCACTCAAAGAAGGAGAAGAGAGAGAGTTTGCAGTTCTTGGTGTCGAAGGAAAGTACATAAAGCTAGGCATAAAACAACTCACTCCTAACCCTTGGGATATAGTAGCTCAAAAGTACAAGGTGGGTGATAGACTAACTCTTAAGGTAAAATCCCGCCATCCCTTCGGTGTATTCCTAGAACTGGAAGAAGGTATAGACGGCCTCCTGCCTATCTCTGAGATACCTAAAGGTGTAGAGCTTAAGGAAGGAGACGAGGTACAGGTAAGGATAGTAGAGATACAACCCGCCGAGAGAAAGCTAACTTTCAGCATGAAGGAAGAAGACACAAAGGGTAAGGAGGAGATAATCTCTACTACGGGAAGTACAAGCGGATTTACTCTAGGAGAGATACTCAAAAAGAAGATGAAACTATGA
- a CDS encoding HU family DNA-binding protein, with translation MTKDLLASKLFQKLQGKNISKRKAKKIVRAIFEEIKGGLLKDGVVKISSFGTFRLKSYKAKTVKLPTEGKQVYIPPKEKVTFIPSKKLIGRLNIGVKKVKI, from the coding sequence ATGACAAAGGACCTGTTAGCTTCCAAGCTTTTTCAAAAGCTACAGGGTAAAAACATATCTAAGAGAAAGGCAAAGAAGATAGTAAGGGCTATATTTGAAGAGATAAAGGGCGGTCTTCTTAAAGATGGTGTGGTAAAAATATCCTCTTTTGGTACCTTTAGACTAAAAAGTTATAAGGCCAAGACAGTAAAGCTTCCCACAGAGGGTAAACAAGTTTACATACCACCAAAGGAAAAAGTAACCTTCATACCTAGCAAAAAGCTGATAGGTAGATTGAACATAGGCGTAAAGAAGGTTAAAATTTAA